A single region of the Pseudomonas granadensis genome encodes:
- the macA gene encoding macrolide transporter subunit MacA, protein MEKSKLRKVALGVALAAVAGLLLYAVQAPAQAPQYLTATVERGDIENAVLATGLLEGIKQVDVGAQVSGQLKSLKVKVGDKVKKGQWLAEIDPLVLQNTLRQAQVDEENLQAQKRATQAQLRQTKALFERYRNLQEDASISRQDFETAQSNYEVQQANLLSLDAQIKSAHIQIDTAKVNLAYTRIIAPIDGDVVGIVTQEGQTVIANQLAPILLKLADLDTMTVKAQVSEADVIHIAPGQEVYFTILGEDKRYYGKLRGTEPAPQNFLETPPAGTPKQNTAVFYNALFEVPNPDHRLRISMTAQVRVVLDTAKSVLMVPVAALGARNGDGSYPVRVLDAKGQAQPRTVQVGINNNVKVQINEGLVEGDRVVIGDPVSAVAGS, encoded by the coding sequence ATGGAAAAGTCGAAGTTGCGCAAAGTCGCTTTGGGTGTGGCGCTGGCGGCGGTCGCCGGCTTGTTGCTGTACGCGGTACAGGCGCCGGCGCAAGCGCCGCAGTACCTGACGGCCACGGTGGAACGCGGTGACATCGAGAACGCGGTGCTCGCCACCGGGTTGCTTGAGGGCATCAAGCAGGTGGATGTCGGCGCGCAGGTGTCGGGGCAATTGAAGTCGCTCAAGGTCAAGGTGGGCGACAAGGTGAAGAAGGGCCAGTGGCTGGCGGAAATCGATCCACTGGTGTTGCAGAACACCCTGCGTCAGGCCCAGGTCGATGAAGAAAACCTGCAAGCGCAAAAACGTGCGACCCAGGCGCAACTGCGCCAGACCAAGGCCTTGTTCGAGCGTTACCGGAATTTGCAGGAAGACGCGTCGATCTCCCGCCAGGATTTCGAAACCGCGCAGTCGAATTACGAAGTGCAGCAGGCCAACCTGCTGTCACTGGACGCGCAGATCAAGAGTGCGCATATCCAGATCGACACCGCCAAGGTCAACCTGGCCTACACGCGGATCATTGCGCCCATCGACGGCGATGTGGTCGGCATCGTCACGCAGGAAGGGCAGACCGTGATCGCTAACCAGTTGGCGCCGATCCTGCTCAAGCTGGCCGATCTGGACACCATGACGGTCAAGGCGCAGGTGTCGGAAGCGGATGTGATACACATTGCGCCGGGGCAGGAGGTGTATTTCACCATTCTCGGTGAAGACAAACGTTATTACGGCAAGCTGCGCGGCACTGAGCCGGCACCCCAGAACTTCCTCGAAACCCCGCCGGCCGGCACGCCGAAGCAGAACACCGCGGTGTTCTACAACGCATTGTTCGAGGTGCCGAACCCGGATCATCGCTTGCGCATTTCCATGACCGCGCAGGTGCGCGTGGTGCTCGACACGGCGAAGTCAGTGCTCATGGTTCCAGTGGCGGCACTCGGCGCGCGCAACGGTGACGGCAGCTATCCGGTGCGTGTGCTCGATGCCAAGGGGCAGGCCCAGCCACGCACCGTGCAGGTCGGCATCAACAACAACGTCAAGGTGCAGATCAACGAAGGTCTGGTCGAAGGTGATCGCGTGGTGATCGGTGATCCGGTGTCCGCTGTGGCGGGGTCCTGA
- a CDS encoding helix-turn-helix transcriptional regulator, with protein sequence MNSHLFPHIGKVIASTGSRHFPRMLHDLISTQLAVDATHIRQMRVEPVTQRCEPEPTRDAALRADTLFSEHSDRPPPETSPPVADAAQLHLTRRKDGYRYVISVYRNDQSERFSAQERSLLQDISPVLLPMVEKHINAVQPLEIDSQALAPNAETSGLETLRLRFNERLQQLGLKLSNRESAVCIGLLAGHTAPELAAQLQLKVNTVESYLKRAAIKLGISGRHSLMKWMYSPQDSAAASTP encoded by the coding sequence ATGAACTCACACCTGTTTCCGCACATCGGCAAGGTCATTGCCAGCACCGGCAGCCGCCATTTCCCGCGCATGCTGCATGACCTGATTAGCACGCAACTGGCGGTGGACGCTACGCATATCCGGCAGATGCGCGTCGAACCGGTGACGCAGCGCTGCGAACCCGAACCGACGAGGGACGCGGCGTTGCGCGCCGACACGCTGTTCAGCGAACACAGCGACCGGCCGCCGCCCGAGACATCGCCACCCGTCGCCGACGCTGCGCAATTGCACCTGACCCGGCGCAAGGACGGTTACCGTTACGTGATTTCGGTGTACCGCAACGATCAGTCGGAACGCTTTTCTGCCCAGGAACGCAGCCTCCTGCAGGACATCTCGCCGGTACTGCTGCCGATGGTCGAAAAACACATCAACGCCGTGCAGCCGCTGGAGATCGACTCGCAAGCTCTTGCACCGAACGCCGAAACCAGTGGCCTGGAGACCCTGCGCCTGCGCTTCAACGAACGCTTGCAGCAACTGGGTTTGAAGCTGTCGAACCGCGAAAGCGCGGTGTGCATCGGCCTGCTCGCCGGGCACACCGCGCCGGAACTGGCCGCGCAGCTGCAGCTCAAGGTCAACACCGTGGAAAGCTACCTCAAGCGCGCGGCGATCAAGCTGGGCATCAGCGGCCGGCATTCGTTGATGAAGTGGATGTATTCGCCGCAGGACAGCGCGGCAGCCTCCACCCCCTGA
- a CDS encoding MacB family efflux pump subunit: protein MAEALLQLSGITRSFIAGDREFLALKDIDLTIHAGEMVAIIGASGSGKSTLMNILGCLDYATAGSYRINGRETRDLGSEALAELRRDYFGFIFQRYHLLPHLSAMHNVEIPAIYAGTPEPQRHARARELLARLGLERHLTHRPSQLSGGQQQRVSIARALMNGGEVILADEPTGALDTTSGKEVMHILQELHAAGHTVILVTHDPKVAANAQRIIEVSDGEILSDRRNVPDGEASVNDDRVAPQATAARRLVASLGLFKEAFNMAWVALISHRMRTLLTMLGIVIGITSVVSISAIGEGAKRYVLKDIQAIGSNTIDIYSGTSFGDSRSAAIETLVPADVAALNQLYYVDSATPVVGRNLLLRYRNIDVDAQVNGVSDLYFQVRGIKMAAGIHFSESDARRQAQVVVIDHKTRQRLFGEQVDPLGQVILIGNLPCTVIGVAAENKNLFAASKSLNVWVPYETAAGRLLGQRYLDSISVRIKDGQPSKVVEDNVNKLMLQRHGSKDFFTNNLDSIMQTVQKTSRSLALLLSLIAVISLVVGGIGVMNIMLVSVTERTREIGIRMAVGARQSDIRQQFLVEAVMVCLLGGAIGISLSYAIGHLFSVFIKEWEMVFSMGSVLTAVFCSTLIGVVFGFVPARNASRLDPIEALARD from the coding sequence ATGGCCGAAGCCCTGCTGCAATTGAGTGGCATCACCCGTAGCTTCATTGCTGGCGATCGCGAGTTTCTGGCGCTGAAAGACATTGACCTGACGATACACGCCGGGGAAATGGTGGCGATCATCGGTGCGTCCGGCTCCGGCAAATCGACGCTGATGAACATCCTTGGCTGTCTCGATTACGCCACCGCCGGCAGTTACAGGATCAACGGCCGGGAAACCCGCGACCTCGGCAGTGAGGCGCTGGCAGAACTGCGCCGCGATTATTTCGGGTTCATTTTCCAGCGCTATCACTTGCTGCCGCATCTGAGTGCCATGCACAACGTCGAGATCCCGGCGATTTACGCCGGCACCCCGGAGCCGCAACGCCACGCCCGCGCCCGCGAGCTGTTGGCGCGGCTGGGTCTGGAGCGGCACCTGACGCACCGGCCCAGCCAGCTGTCTGGCGGCCAGCAGCAGCGCGTCAGTATTGCTCGCGCCTTGATGAACGGCGGTGAAGTGATCCTTGCCGATGAGCCGACCGGTGCCCTCGACACGACCAGCGGCAAGGAGGTCATGCACATTCTGCAGGAGCTGCACGCCGCCGGGCACACGGTGATCCTGGTGACCCACGACCCGAAAGTAGCGGCCAATGCCCAGCGCATCATTGAAGTCAGCGACGGCGAGATCCTCAGCGACCGGCGCAATGTCCCCGACGGCGAAGCATCGGTCAACGACGACCGCGTGGCGCCGCAAGCCACCGCAGCTCGGCGTCTGGTCGCCAGCCTCGGGCTGTTCAAGGAAGCCTTCAACATGGCCTGGGTCGCGTTGATTTCACATCGCATGCGCACCTTGCTGACCATGCTCGGTATCGTCATCGGCATCACTTCGGTGGTGTCGATTTCGGCGATCGGCGAGGGTGCCAAGCGCTATGTGCTCAAGGACATTCAGGCGATCGGCAGCAACACCATCGATATCTATTCCGGGACCAGTTTCGGCGACAGCCGATCCGCCGCCATCGAAACCCTGGTGCCCGCCGATGTCGCGGCGCTCAATCAACTGTATTACGTCGACAGCGCGACTCCGGTGGTGGGCCGCAATCTGCTGCTGCGTTACCGCAATATCGATGTCGATGCCCAGGTCAACGGCGTCAGCGATCTGTATTTCCAGGTGCGCGGGATCAAAATGGCGGCGGGCATTCATTTCAGCGAAAGCGATGCGCGGCGTCAGGCTCAGGTGGTGGTCATTGATCACAAAACCCGTCAGCGCCTGTTCGGCGAGCAGGTCGATCCGCTGGGGCAGGTGATCCTGATCGGTAATCTGCCGTGCACCGTGATCGGCGTCGCGGCGGAGAACAAGAACCTGTTTGCCGCGAGCAAGTCGCTCAACGTCTGGGTGCCCTACGAAACCGCTGCCGGGCGGCTGCTGGGCCAGCGCTATCTGGACAGCATCAGCGTGCGCATCAAGGACGGCCAGCCGAGCAAGGTGGTGGAAGACAACGTCAACAAACTGATGTTGCAGCGCCACGGCAGCAAGGATTTCTTTACCAACAACCTCGACAGCATCATGCAGACCGTGCAGAAAACCAGCCGCTCGCTGGCGTTGCTATTGTCACTGATTGCGGTGATTTCGCTGGTGGTCGGCGGCATCGGCGTGATGAACATCATGCTGGTTTCCGTGACCGAACGGACCCGCGAGATCGGCATTCGCATGGCGGTGGGCGCGCGCCAGTCGGACATTCGTCAGCAGTTTCTGGTGGAAGCGGTGATGGTCTGTCTGCTCGGTGGCGCCATCGGCATTTCCCTGTCGTATGCCATCGGCCATCTGTTTTCGGTGTTCATCAAGGAATGGGAGATGGTGTTTTCCATGGGCTCGGTGCTGACGGCTGTGTTCTGTTCGACCCTGATCGGCGTGGTGTTCGGTTTCGTACCCGCGCGCAACGCTTCACGGCTGGACCCGATCGAAGCGCTGGCGCGAGATTGA